AGGCCGCAGGCGAGCAGGAAGTGCAGACCCACCAGAAACTTCAGGCCGCCGAACAGCAGAACCAGTTCGCGCAAGGGAGCGATATTCATCAGCAGCAGACCCGAGACGATGACCAGGGGAACCAGGATCATCATGATGACCAGGTAGGCCGACTTCTGCAGAGGATTGAACTTGTTGTCCGGGGTGGTGTGATGAGGGTTGGGACCCCCGCGGAAGTAGTTGAAGAAGTAGAATATCCCTTGACGCAGAAGGCCATGCTGCAGATCGTCCTTGCCCGGCAGATACAGTTTCTTCAGAGTGCCGGCGACCACCAGGTAGTAAAAGAGCCAGAGGCCGAAAGAGATGGCTACGACCACCCCGGCCGTATTGTGCAGCCGGATAGCGGCCTTGTAGGTCCCGAACAGGTTCACGTATTCGGGAAAGCGGATCTGAATGCCGGTGGCAATCAGCGTAATGATGCCCAGGGCGTTGAGCCAGTGCCAGATGCGGACCGGTGTCGGCTGCAGATAGATCATTTTTGCTTTCATGATTAATGCCCCTTTCCTTGACGTTTGTTTCGGGTCAGGAATCGCAGCGTCCCGTGCCCGATGGGCATAACCAGACCGCCGGCGATAATCGCCAGGCCGATAAGATTCAATGACGCGTTGCGGGTGGCCCCCATCATGTAGAAGTCCGGGGTACCGTTGAGAGCATCGAGTACGGCCCCTTTCTCGACGGGCAGACGGTTGTAGGAGTTGTCGACCAGGGGGAAAGCGACATAACTGTTCTGCATCGCGTCAGGTCCGGAGGCATGGCAGAAGGAACAGTCCCAACGATTTTCCAGAATCTGGAAACTGTGGGTCACCTGTTCCGGCATCATCATGC
The sequence above is a segment of the Desulfuromonas sp. KJ2020 genome. Coding sequences within it:
- a CDS encoding cytochrome b/b6 domain-containing protein, with translation MKAKMIYLQPTPVRIWHWLNALGIITLIATGIQIRFPEYVNLFGTYKAAIRLHNTAGVVVAISFGLWLFYYLVVAGTLKKLYLPGKDDLQHGLLRQGIFYFFNYFRGGPNPHHTTPDNKFNPLQKSAYLVIMMILVPLVIVSGLLLMNIAPLRELVLLFGGLKFLVGLHFLLACGLCAFLFTHVYLATLGHTVMAHIVPMWTGWEKVEEPEEGGHEETQEGVKESTQVKAA